ATGTTTTAGACAAAAGTTTTAGATCTCACAGAGATAAACATGTTAGGTTTCATACATTTTCACTGTACGAATAGTAGTTTTCGAGGAAATCGAGTATAAAGACAGTAACAGCGTTATACTAAAAATATGAGGCTTTTCTTCGGAAAGGGACAACGCTCCGATTGTGATATACTTTTGTAGATATCCTCGAGAGGTCATGGTAAGGTCAATGCTCGAACGCTATCTTCGGCTTTTAAATAGTTACAAAGATATAAGCAATAGTATACctgagaataataataatcgacaaAAGAAAACGGTAGTTATTTCGGGTGCAGTTCCGAAAATGACTTACCTCCGATTTCGATGAAACTTGGTAAAAACCTTCCTTTATGGTCAAAACGAAAGCCCTTAAAAGGATTTTGTCCGACTAATATGGAAAGATCATTTTTCACCCTCAAATACCAGAAACTAGAATTTGACTGTTATATactcttattattatgttacataTGAAAGAAGTTATGAATTGAGTTAGATTATATGAAAGgagggtaattatttacaataaaagatAAACAAGACGGACgaccttaaataaaaaatcggggttgggttgggttaggttatttttAACAGTAGTGGAGCCCCTCCGTAGGAGGAGGGAAACACAcggtatccacgcatgtactttgcaagacgAAGGACGaccttatataaaaaatcggggttgggttgggttaggttagatttaaCAGTAGTGGAGCCCTCCCGTAGGGGGAGCGGAACACAcggtatccacgcatgtacttcgCAAGACGAAGCAAAGTTCATTCTAATAAGTAAGTgtcaaaattagatgtagagtaaacattgctttgtaaaaaagcacCCCGGTTtgtgagaggcgaggggacTCACGGTAAAAAAACACCCCGGTTTGTGTTTTACGGGCCACAATACACTATTCTGTGCAGTTTCAAGAAAAACAGTGAGGAAGAGACTTTCCTTAGTATTATTCTCTTTATACTCGATTTCCTCGAAAACTATTATTCCTACGGTGAAAATGTATAGAACTTAAAATGTTTATCTCTGTGAGATCTAAAACTTTTGTCTAAAACATTTATCATGATTTTCTGTATTTACTGAGATAAGCataaaaaactataatttgTATGGGTTTTTCATGGTCTTCACCATGAAAATCAAATAGTCGCCAATTTTCACTATGATATTCGGAATtagcgcgtcaaaatacgtggGAATACTgagtttcgaaaaaattaGGGGTGAATACTTTTCGGAACTTTATCCGTttcatttgtttaataataattatactcaGTTGTACCCactgagatataataatactggaGTAGGCACTGGCTGCCATACTACGGCCGTTAGTGGAAAATGgcagagagacagaaagataTTTCAGGTCACAGTGTCTTCCTCCGATGTACGAGACGCAAGCGCATATCACTCGCAGTGCAAGTCGGTACGTTTCATATTGACTGTACAGGACCTGAATTTCAACTACCTCACTCTTTCCGCACCAGCCGAGCCAGTGTCCACtccagtattattatatctcagtGGCTGTACCTTTAGAAACAACTCAGGATCTGTCACGTGTTCCACAACCTCAGAAGCTACAACAGCGTCGTATGATTCTTTATTATTCTGAGAAAACTCTTCTATAGTTGTGCAGAAATAATTAACTCGATCCGATATAGTAGGATCCAGTTGCACATGCTCTTTAGCAATATCAATCAAATCTGTAGCTGCATCAATTCCAGCCATCTGTGCTCCTGCTCTAGCCAGAGACTCGGTCAATATACCACCACCACAGCCAACATCCGCGATTTTGATTCCGTTCAACGGAAAAGCTAGGTTCTGTGATATGAAACCAGTATTGGCCAAACCTTTTCTAACGAATTCTACTCTGGCGGGATTAAATGTGTGAAGTAACCTTGGTTTTCCTTGGTTTTCATCCCACCATGAATTCTTCCAAGCAGAGTAATGATCGATCTCCTTCGGATCCACTGTCGAAATCGCGTTGGCCATTATGTTAACGCATTTAACACTTTCCTGTGTCAATCAAATGTGTAATGTCAGAGCTTCTTGATCAGTATTGCTGACTTCTGAACAAacactttataaaaatatgactgAAAGTaatcatgattaattaattttttttaggaTCAAAGAGGAAGCAAATACAGTTGTATAAAATTTGGACAGAATAGCTTACTGTATTGAACAATGTGATTAAATTGAAaccaaatataattttgatttgttttaaaaaacactttttgataatatattgGGATGCGTTCTGGGCTTTTATATTCGCTCTTGGTCGCGAATGCAACGCTGGACACGGacaataatcaaaataatgaCTCTGGAATTATTGATAGGATAAACTCTGAAGGTGTTACCTCTAATGTAGCCACCACGTTTATGGATAAAAATAAGTAGCAGCATGATATAATATCAGCAGGAGGTGCACAAAAAAACTTAATATGATGCACTATACAATGCAACTTGTTCCAAATGAcatgaattttcattttagttGTTATTTCTTGGGAAACACTATCTATACAGTAGATAAATAAACATACAAAAGTGTTTAATAATAAGGCGAatagcatatgtatatatagggATATTTGCACATTCTCTGTGTCCCTCTTTTTTCCTCGTTCTTTCGTCTAACCTGATTACATAAGGTATTATATAAGGTTACACGGTATATTTTAAAcgcgattttttatttgagtttataatataaagtattataagATTCATTAACACTTTGAGTGGCACGTCAGtcatattataacaaaattacttattgtaaataaaggtacaaaaaagcgccaagtatacgcccGAAGAACACATTCAAAAATGAActctataaaactaattatatcaattgcgccaactataaaaatgggtatttatgcaaatcagaaaatctattactttattattatctatactacatacagacacatgcatatatacatagatGATATCGACTATGAATGCGGGAGacttatttcaatacaaataagtattttgtcaaaatacttggcactgctaaaccgaattatatgttaattgccttagtatttaaatccttataatctaaagattataataatactcgGAGAAGCAATCTAGGTATAATTGTGAttttaacagttatataaggcAATATATCAtggttttttttaatcattttacgGCTATGGATTGACCATTAACAGAAAAGTTTAGTTTTCTATAAGAGTATTTTAGAAGTGTTGAAGCGATCTGTagtgttttttttatcaacatatctttttattagaaaatggcaCGCAAGAATTTTCAGTGTGTCATTTCTCGCTTCTGACGTCATATTTCAACATGGCCGCGGCGACAACCCAGAAATCTTAAATGTTAACTAATGTTTCATTTGAGCTTTAAACTATGTATTgaaatgtttatgagatgtaAATTTAAACATGGAATTGTGTATGAGATGTTAACGACTACGTTTGATAAAAGTTCGGAAAGTGTTGTGTGATGTTTTCGGAATGTTGAAAACGTTCAGGGGATGTTTTAAACAGCAGTTCACAGTTGCGTTTATTACATGTTTTCTTATTGTTGTTGAAATGTTTGTAAGGTGTTTGAACTGTTTGGCAAGAGTTTAAGAATTTATTCCTAAACAAttcaaacatatataaagtgtTTTGAAAGTGTGCGTGTGTCATTCATGAGGTGTTTGTTCAATGTTTTGCCaaacttttttattgataCAGTGATGGCCAGCTAATTAAGGACATGTCTGTTGCGTACAAATTAATCTATTGCAAATAGATGAActtatcttattgttagatacttcttgtataaaaaagaatattccgCCATCGCCGCAAAATCCGCCACCGTTGCAGAgtccgccgccgccaccaggTCCGCCGTCATCACCTAACActtcgaaaaatttaattattataatgtactaatagaaaataaataattctaaatatattttttaaataaaattagtatattaaattttcccaTTCTTaaactaatatataaaaaatagatacaatttattttatacaatgaGTACACTTTCACAGTAACATTAATGCGGTTTATAGTAACaagtaattataattctttaaagGTGATGTTCGCTTATACCCAAGATTTATAGTGTTAGCGTAGCGTTATTATACTTGTCATCAATAACTTCGTAAAGCATTTATACAGCATTTAACACCAGTAATTAGAACAGCAGTTGTTATTAAaccaaaatatcaaattaacgTTTCTGGATAACCATACTTAATGTAAGATAGGCGTATACTGATCGCAACAAACTTCCGATTGCGAAACTCGACAAATATTTCCATGCAGGGATGAGTTGGCATTAAACCCAACATTTTATAACGATTGATATTATCGATAAGGATATAAGAATATTACTGTGTTAATAGAAATCACAATCAATGCAAATGCACCATTTCCTTATAATACGGCGTGAAACTAACGAAGACATAATacgaaatgtatatatttattcgtaataGATGCCCCTATATGTTATGTTATGTTTAGAGCACTCCGTCTTGTTTGTTCTCAAGCGTCAGTATTCCTTTCGTTGTGGTGAGATTTAGTCACGATTACAACGCTGTAGTGTATTTAGAATATTTGAGGATTGTTTGCCAACCACAAACAACTATCAGAGTTTCTTAGTAGTTATCTAAGCCTTAAATCTTCAATATGCAGGtaacttaatataaaaaattcacgTAATTTAatcgtgtaaaaatataaggagatagtacatataaattaacgTAATCTCAGtttgaaaaacaaaatatatctattaagcaatataattattatttctctgaATAATATTCTTCAACAAgcattctttttaaaattatagatattattattcgtatttatacaagatatatatatatatatataactaaacTTTTTCTTGAATTTCCTTGATATATATCAGTCACAACATACAAGGATATAAAGTAGCTTtgttaaaaagtattaatgatATTGGGGTAattgcttttcttttcttattattcAAATACTACAAAGAAGTTAAATATTTCCTATGGAAAGCACACCTCAGGATGACTTTGATATTGACACGTATTATTTGGTTCACGATCGTTACTTTAACCTTCAGTATGATAAAGTCGATGGCATTTCAAACACTACCAATAAAGAAACATAAGGAGAGATACAACCATATTAAAggatattaacatttattattcttttattattaaatttgtaggtttttgaaattaataaactgtGTATAGTCGTagaataacattttatgtCAGCGATCAGCATGGTACAGTCTAAACAGTTTGACAAATCTATCAATGATAGAGTATATCCTATACTAAACATGGAATGGAACTGTTGTAAAACTTAGCAAAGAATCAAAGCTACATGAATTTATACGCtaattgataaaatactaTCACTTTACTAACGAGGGAACtaacacaactgtccctcaccgattttgatgggctttgaatatgttgtagagcatcgaaaaatattagaccccaattttttttctgcgtatctcaacgtttaggggttgaaacagcccctcgaagataggggtaaattaaaaaatttgacattttcgaaaaatgtgaatacaccgttgtaaagagtataaaatactataaaacttttgtataaaacattttttcatatatcttatattttcaaagatattcgctaaaaatgaaaaaattcattatcttcaAGGGGTtgtttcaacccctaaacgttgagatacgcagctaaaaaaaataggggtctaatatttttcgatgctctacaacatatccaaagcccatcaaaatcggtgagggacagttgtgttaGTTCCCTTGTAAGTTAACGattatatgatttattaaagGTGAAAGTTTTCCAAAACATGAAAAACTTTGGGTAGCATGTTGCTTTTAAAGTTAAATCTTACGCAGGGACGTGTGTCAATTTGCGTAATACCTTCATTGGTATACAATATGATATTTGTCAATATAGATCAATTCAATTGAAGACAGCAATAACTTTCTACCGATTTAATAGGATGTTTTAACATGAAAAAGTATTTACAATTTGAGAATaggagaaataaatgaaaataaataaataataacattgacagaaaataaggaataaaagaaaacaatttagcAGTATCAAGTTGCCATATCAGTATGCACTgcttaacaattttattgtttttaacatttttaaacattttaacaTTTGTCTAAATAAGTACGGCTAACATTGTTCAACAGGTAGTTATTTAAGGTTATGACTTTAATACTGTATATTAAAGTGTAAGTCCTTTCATGATATTTCAGCAAAAGGTAATAATTACCCAATAATtaaggaaagaggaaaaagaagaaaaaactttCGCATGAGAAAGATGTATACtgtattttgtttatattttatattttctaagaataaatcgttttacagatatttctgataaaaatgGGGATCCCTTTTTTTCAACTGACCTTAAGTGGTATAATATGCATCAATGTGACAGTACATATCATTAATGACAAGCTGAATGTTAATGCATCTAGTTATCAATTATCAAAAACCATAATACCgcaacattataaaataagcaTGTCATTACTAGAAAAGATAGGCCAGTTGGATCTTGGTGAATGTAAAATCGACATCAAGATTTCTGAAGCAACATATAACATAAGCTTGCACTCCTTGGACCTAGACATATATAAAGAGCAGACCAGCTTAATTAGCGAGGATGGTATCGAATTTAAACCTGTAAACCACATATCCAATTTGACAATGCATATTCTAAACTTGCAGTTTGATAATGAGATGCAACCTGGGTTTTATAAGctgtttataaaatacactGTCAAAGAGTCCCTTAGAGAGAAACCTGGCTTTTTTTTACAGACTTTTGGATcaaagaaatgaataaaacgtGAGTAAATCTACTGCATATACAATCAATGAAATTTTGCTGATTCTGTAAATTCTGATAGAGTTAATTGTAACATAAGTAAATTCAATAAACTGAAACCTATTAAACATAATgaagtattatatatagttattataaaaatagatatggCAATTAATACAGAAACCTCTTTACAACTATTACTTCTACTTTTggacaattaataattagcaaatatttcattaatatttactcGACACATAATGAGACATTGAAAAGTAGTAGAGATTTTATTGACCTTCCGTATGTAAGCTATTACTACATGTACTAACTTCCgcgttattttaatcatatgCATATTGTAAATTACTCTCATAAATTGTAATCATcgtattgtgtgtgtgtgtgtgtcataTGATCTCCAAACTAAAGTGCATACTTCGTAAGAGCATGAAAaacattataacaatataccaaagaaaaatttttataataaataggtaataaatataactcaTCAAATGCAACTGATGCTCTGCGGTTACGTTTCTAACAtgagaattttatgataaaatagaaAACCTAGAATTCGTAGAATGCTGATGGCAACAGCATTCCAGTCAATTGAAGCCCGTCGAGTGTTTCCTTGTTGGGACGAACCGGCTCTAAAAGTAACCTTTGAGATTAACGTTAAGCATCATAAAAACTACAAGGTCTTATCAAATGTACCGGCAACAAGCGTTAGAAGAGATGGAACTAAAGAAAACTACCTGTGGACAACCTTTAACATCACTTCCATGATATCTACTCGTGATGTGGCAATTGCTATTACTGATGCATTGGGAAATTCTAAAAACTTTGATATTATCAACCAATGGAGCAGATTTGATGTTCACCAATATGCACCTATACAATTTGCAACTGATACCATGGCGCACATTTCGATTCAAAAACGCGATTTTTTCGATTTCACAGTAGATgtcaataaatttcaattaaaacaaattgtaATTCCGGGTATCGAACATGATGTTATCGGAAAACCGAGccttataatttataagtaatacaatttttaaataattattactttttactaAGAGTTTCTTAGTATCTAAGTTACATTCACTATACAAAAGCCATTTCTATCTAGAGCTTTCAACTTTTTCAAATGTTtcaaatgttacatttttaatagattttattgcatatattatacatataataagatataataagtttatattataatacaagaaCGAAAAACCTATTGATATAGTCTAATATATCTCTTCATACATGTGTCAACATATAGCACAGTGTTATGCGGAGTAATTAGaacagattatttattttagaaaatattttttgttttaaaaggGAAGTTtgtttttccaatttttaaagatttcttCGTTTTTCCGTTTTCTTTGCAATTGAAGAACGAAGTCTAGTAAGAAAAATCCACTGTGTCATACATTTGCTTCTtaattgagaaattattggtacattatgtgataaataaatttactgaatcattaaattacaatacatTATTGCGGCACAGATATTTTACGCACTTCATTTGTCTGACTTTACTTTGCAGAGAAGAACTTTTTATATCGACGTAGAAATAGATACTGTTGCGCACAAAATGGAATTAGCACGTGCTATAACACATGGAATGATGCATCACTGGTTAGACTCTGTAATCCCACCATTCTGGTGGTTTCACCAATGGTTAAACGAagcatttattattctctcCTACACAGAAATTCTCAATAAGGTAAttgcttaattttataatagaaaccGACGTATAAGATTGAAACACAATGAGATTGGTATGACAGtacaaacaaatttattacttgtcatatattttctatttccatTAGAGTAAAGATTATCTGAAGAGTAGATTatctgaatttttaattaatcatgaaaTTTTAAGTCTAACAAGTAAACCTCGGGGAATATATCAGAcgccgatttttttcaaagttttttACAATTGTTCCTCACGTCAAGCTATGAAgaaatctgtcaaaatttTTAGctcaaattgattttttcaattttttataaatttgttaattttacgCAAATACACGATTTTACACACGTTAAAAGTTTAAAGTTGTTTTAGCAGTTTTATTTCTTATGACATAGTTgtacactttttattttacttatgttCAAAGTAATGTCGGAACTTTACACtacattttatgaaataaaaaaactgaaatataaaaaaaataaaaattgttttttatactTAATAGTGGTATTGTTTTCGATGCACCAAATTCATATTAATAACGTAGAAATTTTCATCTTTAGGTTTACCCGGGATGGCGAGTGCGAGACTTGTTTGCGGTTCAGATTCAACATGAAGCTTTGCATTTAGACACAGATTTCTGCCTAGAGCCTCCTTACATCTACTATTAGTACTCCATCTGAAATACAGCCACTTTTCTCttatttgttttacattaaagGTAAGTTTAAATCTCTTAGTAAGATTAAAACTATAGTAGAAGAGTGACTAgtagattttttaatataaataagtgaaaaagGTATGAAATATCAAACCTGATTATAATTACATGCACATTGTACTTACAGTTTTTATTCTTACAATAGAAGAAACatgttttcatattaaaagataataatttttaatcaagcgGCTCTGTATCTATAGTTGCTGCACATTAACTCTGAGTGGTcgtaaagataaatttatttaaaatgttattataaatacaggTTCTTTAAAAAGTATGCGTCTATGTAAACTTCCTTGGGTATATTGTATGATTACAAAATTAGATTCCGTATAGAgaaacgataataaaaaatatgcgtTGCAGATACTTTGAATTACATTTTTGATAAAgtcgatataaaaaatttgcgCTTATTGAAAAAGTACTTCAAAACACTTTTCGCGCTGATATCGACGTATCCATCGATTctacaataataacaattaattacacgTTAACGATACTTTTACTGATTTGTTTCTCCTCCCTTTTCTTGCTCTTGCTTTCCTCTAAGATTTAGAGGATTAAAGCACTTAggtaattctatttttatattattatacgagtCACAGATCAGATTAgtagcgccaagtattttgccAAATTTTAAATAGCTTTCATTAGCGCAAATGTCTGATTTCACTTTTTCTGtcggaaaagaaaatcaaataatCCATAGTGTGTATGCATTTCGCGCTTTTCCTTAGAAATTTGTAAGATGCCCTTTATACCTTGTAACCCAGTGAAGACGACCTAGTCACAATGATATCAAAATTGCATCACTGTAGTTCGGTTTTACTAAAAAGTTTTTGGTTGCTATCttcacttacaattagtatatatatagtgAACGTTCTTGATATAAAGAACGTTCTTGGCATTAAGAAGCTAAATCTTTGTGCTTCGCTAGACACAAACGTTCCCAACTTTCTAAATTATGACATTCATTTATTTTGGACTTGCTCTAATAAAATACCATCTCTCACAGCCCATATAGGAAAAAGTAAGacacttttttaatatcaaaagagCTAGTCTCTAACCCCCTAAAAGTTTTAGAGATAATAGTTTTCCAGAACTAAAACTCTTCGTGTAAATGGTCTCGCTACGACCTATCGCAAAGCTTACTTTTCTCTAGCGTGAGTACTTCATTCACAAGACTACTGTGTTTTTAAAATTCCTTAAATGATTATACAGTAGTTAAAgatattgtgtatatatatatatatatatatatatatatatatatttaaatatatgcaatctttattCTAGCACCTGCGATGTTGCGTATGTTACAACATGCAATTAGCCCTCGGGGATTCAAGCAGTTATTtacaatgtatttaaatatatcgtaaGTAAGGCAatgtatgataataattagCTATATACACGAAATAAGACTCGAAAGTACCAGTatgtattttctatatttctaaCATTTTACTTCGTTACTCaacaattttgtaaaacaCTATCAACTATAGAATTTTATACAAGACAAACATTTTAATGGT
The Ooceraea biroi isolate clonal line C1 chromosome 12, Obir_v5.4, whole genome shotgun sequence DNA segment above includes these coding regions:
- the LOC105280796 gene encoding ubiquinone biosynthesis O-methyltransferase, mitochondrial — translated: MANAISTVDPKEIDHYSAWKNSWWDENQGKPRLLHTFNPARVEFVRKGLANTGFISQNLAFPLNGIKIADVGCGGGILTESLARAGAQMAGIDAATDLIDIAKEHVQLDPTISDRVNYFCTTIEEFSQNNKESYDAVVASEVVEHVTDPELFLKECVKILKPGGSIFVTTINKTLASWLGAIIIAEYIWKSVPCGSHQWSKFIAPDEIERILEKYDCKTKLSEGIVFNPLSYTFSLSSYKGINYAVHAVKKKKIDA
- the LOC105286428 gene encoding LOW QUALITY PROTEIN: alanine/arginine aminopeptidase-like (The sequence of the model RefSeq protein was modified relative to this genomic sequence to represent the inferred CDS: substituted 1 base at 1 genomic stop codon) — translated: MSLLEKIGQLDLGECKIDIKISEATYNISLHSLDLDIYKEQTSLISEDGIEFKPVNHISNLTMHILNLQFDNEMQPGKPRIRRMLMATAFQSIEARRVFPCWDEPALKVTFEINVKHHKNYKVLSNVPATSVRRDGTKENYLWTTFNITSMISTRDVAIAITDALGNSKNFDIINQWSRFDVHQYAPIQFATDTMAHISIQKRDFFDFTRRTFYIDVEIDTVAHKMELARAITHGMMHHWLDSVIPPFWWFHQWLNEAFIILSYTEILNKVYPGWRVRDLFAVQIQHEALHLDTDFCLEPPYIYYYCCTLTLSGQNITVHINESDWIIVNLQQTGYYRVMYDHMNWKLIAKYLNSKEYTHINIHVLNRAQLIDDAYHFWVAKRLNNEMFMEITQYLHQETDYIAXYPMFQALRYISQFLPFQEIEPLKE